The region GATTTGGCTGGGGTGTTGCTGGTGCAGCATTAGCTACTTTATTAGCGAAGGTTCCATGTGCGATAATTGCATTATATAGCCTATGTAATAATAAGAAATCTCTTTATATAACAAAAGAAAGTTTAAAGATTCAAAAGGATAAACTTAAGTCAATTGCGAAAATAGGTTTACCTACTGCGATTGGCGGAAGTACCATGCAATTAGGATTTTTATTGATGACCTCTAGTGTAATTAAGTATGGATCTACTGCAGTTAGTGCTTATGGTATAGGAAACCGTGTCAATGGACTAGTTACGATGCCTGCGAATGCCATGGGTTCTGCGGTTGCAACAATTGTTGGACAATGTATCGGAGCAAGGGATCAGGTTAGAGCTCAAAAAGCTTATTTAATGGCAAGAAGAATTGCCGTTATTTTCTTGTTTATTGGTGGTTTGATTTTATCGCGGAATACTGTTTCAGAGCCAATTGTTCGAATTTTTAGTAATGATCCAGATGTAATTCGACTAGGTACGCAGTTTCTTCAATTGATGGCATTTTGGTGCTTTACGAACGGTATTTACACAACAACCAACGGATTGCATCAAGGATCTGGCCATACAATGATTAATATGACAATTGATGCAACTAGACTATGGGTATTCCGACTGGCAACGTTATTCATATGTGAACGTTTACTCCATATGGGAGTACAAAGTATATGGTATGCAGTTGTAGTCAGCAATGGAATTTCCGCAGTAATCTTGTGGATTATCTACAAGATGGGTGTTTGGAAAAAGCAGGTCATCTCCTAGATTTGCATTTTACCTAAGAAGTTCAAATTCGCAATACAAAATAAGTAGGCAATTTATATTCTCCATAGGTAGACCAAAAGTAGTGGCTAACCTATGGAGATATTTTTTTAAATCAGTCAAATTTCTTTTTGAATATTATAGTTTAAGAAAAAAGCATGGAAATATATCCTATTTTGTTGTATTATGAAATAAAAGGGAATAATTAATAAATACATAGTATTGCTTTAATACAAAGGCAATCTATGGGCTCTAGGAAATGTATCGAAGTACAATGATGAAAATTATTATATTTGGGGAGAAAATTATTAAAACTATTGTTATGTTCTTTGGTTTAGGAAGTTTTGTTGGGGTTTTATTAATTATCTTTAGTATCTTATATCGGAAGAGACTAAAAAGTAACACTATATGGTGGTGCTGCTTAGGCTTATGGTTATTCGTGATATGCTCTATTATGATGCTCTGTTTTGGTTTTTTTATTAGATAATTTTTGCATTGTCTGTTTTTAGAAAGCTAATGGAATAGAAAGATAAGTTAAATACTCCATAGGTAGGCCAAAGTCGTAGCTAACCCTATGGAGTTATTTTTTAATTGATGAAATCGGACTATGCGTTACCTATATTTATCGAATGATTCAATGAATAATTATTTTAATGAATAATCATTTTTTATGAATAAAAATAAATCTATTTAAATAGTCTTTATGTTGCATTGAAGAAATTTGTCGAATAAAGTATAATAAATTTAAGAAACTTTTGGTAAATTTGAGAGGGGAGTCATATGGAAACAAAAGAAAGAAAATTTATTTATGCAGAGGAAGAGAAACGCTTACTAAGGACAAATCTTACGAATTACATATGTGTTATGCTTGTACAAATCGTTATGATTGCATTATTTGCAATGGATCAAATAACCGTAGAAAAAGATAATATCAACCTTATTGCAATTGGACTTTGCTTTGCAAATATGCTTATCATTACGGTAGCATTTCTCCGATTGAAATCCTCTAATCGATTCCGTTATATTATGATGATTGGATTTTCGATCGTTTATGGATTTGTAATGGCATTAGGTGCTAACCTTTTAGTATTTATGTATATATTCCCAATCTTAATTAGTCTGATACTTTACAATGACAAACGTTGTATCATTATTTTCTCCAGTTATATGGCAATTGGAAATGTAGCACGTGTTATTATTATCTTAAATATCGAAGACATATTAATTAATAAGAGTAATTATATCTTAATAGCAGTTTTAGGTATTATCATTACTTTCGTGCTTATTTATACGACTTTATTTTCGGAGGTATTTGCAGCGGATGCTCAGGGAGCATTAAAAGAAAAACAGTTGGAACAGGAAAACATGGTGAAGGATATTCTTACGATTGCTTCGACTGTTCGTGAAGGTTCCTTATCAGCCAATCAGATGATGAATCAAGTGGAAGAAGATACAAAGCAAATGCAGTTGTCTTTGGATGAGATAAGCTCTAGCACACAGTCTAATGCGGAAAGTATCGGGCAGCAGACGGTTATGACACAATCTATACAGAGTGCAATTGAAGAGGCAAGAATACTTTCTAGTGAGATGGTTGCTGCTGCCAAAGATTCCAGTGAGGTTCTGAAAAAGAGTATGCAAGTGGTTTATGAGCTGAAAGATAAGGCGAGTCTTATTGCAAATTCTAGTGAAGATGTGGTGGATTCGATGGACCTATTACAGAATAAGACGAGAGATGTTCAGGAAATTGCTCAAATTATCTTTAAAATTTCTGGACAAACCAATCTCTTAGCGTTGAATGCATCCATTGAAAGTGCAAGAGCAGGGGAGGCTGGTAGAGGGTTTGCAGTTGTTGCGGATCAGATTCGTCAGCTGGCAGAACAAACGAAACAAGCTACAGAGAATATCAGTTCGATTATTGCAGAGTTAGACATCAATGCACAGGATGTGTCTAATAAGATTCATAGCACTATGGATGCAACTGGACAGCAAAACACATTGATACAACAAACATCAGAACATTTTGCTAAAATGAATGAGAATGTAAACCTATTATCTCAGAACGTGAAAAACATCGATGAAAGAATTTATGAATTAATGAATTCTAATGATTCTATAGTAGATAACATTAGTCAACTATCCGCAACATCAGAAGAGGTGTCTGCAAGCTCTGAGATGGCAGCAGAATCTAGCCAGAGATCAATTCAAAATGTTATTAGTGCAAAGGATCATCTTGATGAGGTTGTAAGATCTGCTGAGAGATTTGAGGCATATTTATAAGGCAATTAAACCAATTTGATGATTCAATAAAGATAAGTTCATAAGTTTATAATAGTGCAGGGCAATTGTGCATAATGAATTGCAATTACCTTTTTTAGATTTAAGAAGCTGTTTATTCTTTCTTTCCTTAATATTATAAATTATTTAAAAAAGAAGATTAGTCCGTTATTGGGATTTAATCTTCTTTTTTAAAAGGTCTTGTTTAACAATTACAAATAAAATCACTGTAACATCTTCTTACCAAGTGCAGCTAGTGCAGTCTGATCCTTGGTTCCAATTCCAAACTGAAATTGCATCGTATCAGTTCCGTAAGATTTTATAATTTTACATTGAATTAAAGTTTGATGTTTTATGCTGCATTCAGAGGAAGCCATAGATTCTACTTCCGCGTCAGTTCTAGCTTTTAACATAAGATTCGTATAGACAACTTTATCTTGTCGGTTTCTTATTTTACATGCTACAAAGTAAAGTCTTTCTTCGTTTACTGCTTTTTGCACTTCCACTTGTTTTGTGATAACAACAGCCGATTTTTTATCATCTGATACTGCCTCTGACTGAGTGTCTGCGAGTTGAAGACCATTTAAGGTTCCACGGATAAAAGCGAGTTCAACTAATCTTTTCACTTGCGGGTCATGAATTGAAGTAAAATTCTTAGTTTTTAAGTTTAAAGCAGATAATTCTTCTTCAGTAAAAGAAGAAACGCCATTATTTTTTGCAACCATTTTTTGCATTTCAAACTGACTTTTTATATTTTTATTTTTCCATTCATACATAGCGGTTTACTTCCTTTTTCGTTAATTATAACATGAAATGATAAAACCGCAATGTAAACTTATCAATAACAACCCTAGGACCAGTACTTTTGTATCTGGTCCTTTGTTAATGTATCTGCAAACTGCTCTTTAATTAAGAGAAACATCTTAAAATCTTTCAATATCATAAATAACACAGCTCGGTCTTCGAATTCCTCTCTGGTAGTTGGGAGAGGGCTTTGGCGATATTCTTCTTCAAGAGTTTTCTCTAATTGTAATAATCCTTTGGCGTTATTGGATTCTGCTAGAGAATTTGCAATGCTTTCTATAAACTGTGAAATCGGTAAAACTTGCTTCGGTACAGCGTGTAGGGATATTATTTTTTCATAAATTTCAGCAAGTATCTGTAGTTGGTGTTTACGCATCTCCATATAACGAATAAAGTATTCAGACTCCTGGAATAAAGTATTGTTCATGTTTGTATATGCATACGTAAGACCTAGGTTAATATCTTCTTTTAATGGAGTAAAACAGTGATCTTTATAATTACTTTTATCAGACTCCCTAAGAAAATAAGCCATGCGAAATAAGATCTTACGTAAATCGGCTTCAATTCGTTCTTGAACTTCTCGAATTTTTGCTACATTACTTGGCATAAATAAATTAATGAGTGTTCCAATACCCGCTCCGATAAAAAGAAGGAGGGCTTCGTTTGTTATCATGGAAATACTTATACTCTCAGAGAGAATGTAATGTGTTGCAAGTACGGAATTCATTGCAATTCCATCTTGTAATTTAACAATAGAACAGCCACCTACAAACAAAAATAGGAATAATCCAAAAGGAATTGTGGTAAATCCAAAGTTCGGAAAAAGTAAGAGTGCTAGAATAGTGGCAAACATAAATGCAACTAATCGCTTCAGTGAAATAAAAATGGTCTCTTTTTTAGTATCCTGTATGGTTAGAAGAGTAATAATCCCCGCTGAAATACTATAGTTTAATCCAATTGCATTAGCTAGTAAAATAGCAAGGGTACTTCCGACTGCAATCTTACTAACTTTGTTAAACTTTTTCATTGGCTTCTCCTTATCTTTAAAATTAAATTATATATTTTTTATCATACCATAAACTTTGATAATCGCATAGTGCGTCTCAGGTTAAGTGGATAATTCATAGCATTTTTAGTGTTAATTCTAGTTAACTTTCTCATTTTCAATTCAGTATAAATAGGTTTATTAATATCACGATGATTTTTTTTAAGTACTTGCAAAGAGTAATCAGGCCCATTAAAAGGACTAAAATATACCCAAACTATTAACAAAAGGTGAAATTTATAGTATCATTAAGGTAGGATTTCAGAGTTACAAAAATCGAAGGATTGGGAGGGGCAAGGTTACATGTTATTACGCAATTTTAAGTTGAAAAAATCAAGTGTATATGTGGTTTTTTTCTTTTCGTATATCTTAATTTTAATTGTTGCTTTAAGTTGTGGTTTTGCTTATTATGCACAGATAACGGCGAAAATTACAAAACAAACCGAGAATACGAAGCAGTTATTATTAACAGAACTCCGTACCAGTGTGGAATCAAGTACACAATACATTGAGGAATTATGCAATGAATTCACGTTTAATACGAAGCTGGAACAATTTGCGAAAGGATTACCCTCTGTTACACTGCATGAGGCAATGCAGGAGTTGACATTGCGACAAAAGCCAGGAGCCCTTCTATTCGACTATTTTCTGTACATAAAAGAAACAGATGAGATTATCACACCAAACATACGGATGAAGGCAGACAAATTTTTTGATATTATGTATTCCTTTGAGGATATAGATTATAAAGAATTTGCAGAACAATTAAAAGGAAATTATTTTAAAAATTATTTACCAATAATGAAAGTAAATCAATATGACAAAAATCCGGTGGAGATATTGCCTTTGATCCAAACATTCCCGGTTGGAACCAAGCAGAAGCCACTTGGTCAAGTCATCATATTCATTAATGCGGAAAAATTATTTTCAATGGTGGAACAGTTCCATGTTGCGACAGAATCAGATGTCTATGTCTATAATAAAAACAATGTGTGTATATTGTCTAGTTCCGGGGCCCCTGAGTTACCGGTAGAACTAGTCACTGATAAATCAGCAGGTAATAATACAAAGGACAGTATTGTATTTCGACAATTATCAGATACCTTAGGCTGGAAGTTCATCATTTCTACACCAAAGGATTTATTCTATTCCGAAAACTACGAATTTTTACTTCGGATGGTTGGGGTTGCAGTTGTGTATCTGATAATCGGTATCGTCTTAGTTTCTTTCCTCGCGGAATACAGCTATAAACCAATTCGTGAAATTCGAAAATATATTGATAAGAATACGAAAGTGGACGGAATCGTAAAAAATGAATATGAGGTTATTAAGACTACCTTAAAAGAGCAAATTACCAATGGAAGAGAATTATCAGATCTACTTGAAAGTCAAAAGCCTATTGTAAAGCGTGAGGTACTTGGTAAGTTACTGCATGGAATGGTTACCGATTATAGTAGCTTAAAGGAGCGTTTTGTTCCGCTTGGAATCACTTTTACAACGAATCTATTTTATACGGTTGCCCTTGAAGTATCTGAGGGATGTGAATTCTTTCGCATGGATAAAGCAGAAAATGATCAGAGTATGATTCTAGCAAAATTTATCTCAGAGAATGTCGGAGTGGATTTATTTCAAGAGAAATTTAACTACTACTACCTTGATATGGGGCAAAATACAGCGGTTCTATTGTTAAATCTTCGTAAGGAAGAAGAACTTGAAGAAGCAGATGAGATCGTGTATCAAAAAGTATCGGAGCTAATTCAATTTCTGAAAAAGTATTATTCTCTATATATTTATACTGGCATTAGTAAACAGCACCATACGCTAAAAGGAATTCAGCTTTGCTTTGACGAATCCAGAAAGGCACTGGAGCAACACAAGCTATACGGAGGATTTGAACCATATTGTTTCTATGAATTAGAGAATCTGGAAGCGGATTATTATTACCCGAGTGAGATGGAATATCAATTATTACGCTATATTAAAACTGGAGAAAGTGATAAAGCAAAACAATTATTACAAAGTATTCTTGATATCAATGCACGTAAGAAAAAAATTTCGACTAGTGCAGCAAGAGGACTATTATTTGAAATTTCAATCAGCTTAAAGAAGCTCTTTGATGGTGCGATGATATCAAGAGGTAAGGAGACAAGTAACCTTCTTGATTTAGATAATTATCTAAAGACACCGAATCTTTTGGTTGCATTCGATGATTTTTGTTCTTTGATTGATTGGTATCAGAAAGAACGAGCAGAGGTACCGGTTAGTAATAAAACAAAAAGATTGGTGGACTCCATAGCAGAGTTTATTGAACAAAATATTGGTGAGAACTGGCTTGACTTAAATGGACTTTCTTCAGAGTTCGGGGTAACACCTCAGTATATCTCAAACATATTTAAGAAGTATAAAGACGAGAACATTAAGGACTATATTTCGAAGCTTCGATTGGCTAAGGCAAAGGAATTATTAAGAGATACGGAACTTCCGATTAAAGAAATAGCAAATCAACTGGGTTATGTAGGTGAAATTGGGGTAATACGTTTATTTAAGAAGTATGAGGGGATTACTCCGGGAGATTATCGTAATCAGATTCATAATGTAAATTAAGAAAGCTGATACGACTTTCAGTAGTATGTATTGTAGTTCAAATATAAGAACAGAAATGTAGATTAATAAGAAAATGACTGTAAATTAGTTAGAACAGAGATGTAAACTAGTAAGTAAAGGAATGTAAACTAGTTAGAGCAGAGATAAGAAATACCTAATTTTTTGTATAGCATTTTATATACAAAGGTATTTCTTATCACTGTTTTAATTTAACAAGGAAAAACTCATAAGACATATCTTATATTTTTAGTGATTTTAAGTATACCTTTTATTGATTTTAAGAATACCTTTTATTGATTTTAAGAGTACCTCTTTATTTTTAGAATATTATATTCTGATAATAAAATCTTAAAAATAGATAATTACAGTTTAAGTATCGGGTATCAGCCTTAAACACTGGAAGTTTACGGTGTATTATCTCCAAGTTACAATAAATTTGTTAACAAATTTAAGGAGGTATGAGGTATGCAAAAACAAAGCATGGAAAACCAAGGGGAAGTTGTCCAATCGAAAAGCGTACTAAGGAGGGAAGTCACGAGGAGGCAAGCGATAAAGACAATCGGTACCGGGGGACTTTTGATTGCCTGTGCGCCTTTTTTGTTTGGAAAAACTGCATCTGCCGCTTCAGGTAAGGACAAGGAGGTTAAAGGTGTTAAGGATGTCCTTTCTTTGACAGATGTAGAATCCTTAAAAAGACTGACCAAGACAGAACGAAAGGACGGAATGATAGTTAATTTACTAGGATACTATGGGGCAGGAGATGGCGGACAAAAATCATTGGTTTATCTTTCTAAGAGTAAGGAAAAGGAGAATGGAGGAACTGTTCACCATCCAAACGATGGGGTAGGGGCATGGCATGTACTACACGATGGGATTGGACAGTTTCGTTGGTTCGGTATCTTTGATGAAAGTATTCCTGCGGATCATGCACTTGATTCCCTTGTAAATGATGAATCTTTTCATCGAATTGAAGCAAGCAGTGACTTGTTGTTGATTAAAAGACATGTCTTTCATCAAAGTAACCTGGAACTGGATTTTCAAAATCACATTATGTACACCTATGGTGCAGAGAATGCAAACAGGGATAATCCGTTCGCCGCAATGATGTTTTTCCAAGGTGTTAAGGTAGGAAGTCCGATTACTGTCACGTTACCTTATGTAAGAAATGAGAATGGTACACTGATGCAAACAGATTTCAGTGAAGATTCTGATTATCTTTATGTCGGTAACAACAAAAAGTTTGCAGAAAATGAGTGGTATTATGTTGAGACTGATGTACGTCCGATGGAGGAGGTACCAGGACGTTTACCAATCGGTGGTGGCAGCAGTGATAAAGAGATACAAAAGCTACTTCGCGTAACCAAAGTAGGAAAGAGTGCCAGTGATACCGAATATGTGGCATTTAACTACCTAAATGCATGGCCGCTTAAGTCTAAACGTAAGATTACTTACCAAAAGATAGAACCTGTATTTCATGTAAATGTAAAGAATCTAAAATTTGAGGGACAGGGTCACTCTGATACTACAGGAACCAGCCCAGTGGCTCACGAATTTTGCGTAGATTGTAACATTACGAATATTCAGGCAACAAAGGTATTCTGGCCGCTTAACCTTCGCAGATATTGTACTCAATATGAGGTCAGGGATTGTCTTTTAATAAATCCGGAAGAAGTGACTTTAGGTGGTACTGGATACTTGATACAACAAATAGGATGTCTGTATGGTAGTGTTATAAATTGCAAAGCTCATAATGTGAGACACCTTAATGATTTTACTGGATGTGCTTATTCACTCGTAGAAAATTGCCATTGTACCGGTGATGAGAATGGAGCTTTTGTTACACATGGGCAGTACGATCATGATTTAACATACATAGGAAACTCTGGATTCTTAAGCTTTGCAAACAGTGCTTTAAATGCCAAGGATTCTCATACTTGGGGTGGATTTCACAAGAGAATTGTAGTGAAAAAGCATCAGGCTCCCAGAGTGGTTTTTGAAAATAAAATGAATCGTGTAATTGATATGACATTAGAGGATTGCTATGTGTACCGAAACACGGAACGATATGGCGGCAATGGAGGTTCTGTTTGGGCAAATGTCGATGGACTTGTTATGAGAAACTGTGTGTTAATGGGGCCATTAGCATTAGGAGAGGATTCTTCCATGTCTCATCGACCAACCATAATTGAAGGATGCACCATACATATGTTAGATGGACATTACCTTACCAGACATCGCGGAAGCACCTATGAAGTAGAAAGGGACATCACTTTTAAGAATTGTGTATTTAAAAATATCGGGCAAAACTTTATTGTCAAAGGCGAGACGATTCGTTTTTATGATTGCCATTTCTATGCGGATCCAAATGCTCCAATCAGCAGGCTGAATGTGGAATCAAAACATGTAATAATATCTGGCGGTGGGTTCCATAATGTTTGTTTTGCTTTTGATAAAGGAGGTACGACAACTGAGGCTGTAGGGGATCAGAGTTTGGTGGTATGCGGTGGTGCAGTCATGGAAG is a window of Lachnoclostridium phytofermentans ISDg DNA encoding:
- a CDS encoding MATE family efflux transporter, which translates into the protein MRMKENKDYLLKGTLWKAILMLAIPIAVNNFIQTMYNLTDSYWLGKIGTDPQSAITVVTPIQSIIVNFGTGITVAGAILISQYLGAKDEKNAKSMVGQLFASCMIFSVVCAAICFLLTPALVGWLAGGESFSSMAVTYLRIVILDMPFLFTINIFTAVNQSQGDTVRPMFLNLLGIVLNMILDPLFMLGFGWGVAGAALATLLAKVPCAIIALYSLCNNKKSLYITKESLKIQKDKLKSIAKIGLPTAIGGSTMQLGFLLMTSSVIKYGSTAVSAYGIGNRVNGLVTMPANAMGSAVATIVGQCIGARDQVRAQKAYLMARRIAVIFLFIGGLILSRNTVSEPIVRIFSNDPDVIRLGTQFLQLMAFWCFTNGIYTTTNGLHQGSGHTMINMTIDATRLWVFRLATLFICERLLHMGVQSIWYAVVVSNGISAVILWIIYKMGVWKKQVIS
- a CDS encoding methyl-accepting chemotaxis protein; translated protein: METKERKFIYAEEEKRLLRTNLTNYICVMLVQIVMIALFAMDQITVEKDNINLIAIGLCFANMLIITVAFLRLKSSNRFRYIMMIGFSIVYGFVMALGANLLVFMYIFPILISLILYNDKRCIIIFSSYMAIGNVARVIIILNIEDILINKSNYILIAVLGIIITFVLIYTTLFSEVFAADAQGALKEKQLEQENMVKDILTIASTVREGSLSANQMMNQVEEDTKQMQLSLDEISSSTQSNAESIGQQTVMTQSIQSAIEEARILSSEMVAAAKDSSEVLKKSMQVVYELKDKASLIANSSEDVVDSMDLLQNKTRDVQEIAQIIFKISGQTNLLALNASIESARAGEAGRGFAVVADQIRQLAEQTKQATENISSIIAELDINAQDVSNKIHSTMDATGQQNTLIQQTSEHFAKMNENVNLLSQNVKNIDERIYELMNSNDSIVDNISQLSATSEEVSASSEMAAESSQRSIQNVISAKDHLDEVVRSAERFEAYL
- a CDS encoding aromatic acid exporter family protein; amino-acid sequence: MKKFNKVSKIAVGSTLAILLANAIGLNYSISAGIITLLTIQDTKKETIFISLKRLVAFMFATILALLLFPNFGFTTIPFGLFLFLFVGGCSIVKLQDGIAMNSVLATHYILSESISISMITNEALLLFIGAGIGTLINLFMPSNVAKIREVQERIEADLRKILFRMAYFLRESDKSNYKDHCFTPLKEDINLGLTYAYTNMNNTLFQESEYFIRYMEMRKHQLQILAEIYEKIISLHAVPKQVLPISQFIESIANSLAESNNAKGLLQLEKTLEEEYRQSPLPTTREEFEDRAVLFMILKDFKMFLLIKEQFADTLTKDQIQKYWS
- a CDS encoding AraC family transcriptional regulator, which codes for MLLRNFKLKKSSVYVVFFFSYILILIVALSCGFAYYAQITAKITKQTENTKQLLLTELRTSVESSTQYIEELCNEFTFNTKLEQFAKGLPSVTLHEAMQELTLRQKPGALLFDYFLYIKETDEIITPNIRMKADKFFDIMYSFEDIDYKEFAEQLKGNYFKNYLPIMKVNQYDKNPVEILPLIQTFPVGTKQKPLGQVIIFINAEKLFSMVEQFHVATESDVYVYNKNNVCILSSSGAPELPVELVTDKSAGNNTKDSIVFRQLSDTLGWKFIISTPKDLFYSENYEFLLRMVGVAVVYLIIGIVLVSFLAEYSYKPIREIRKYIDKNTKVDGIVKNEYEVIKTTLKEQITNGRELSDLLESQKPIVKREVLGKLLHGMVTDYSSLKERFVPLGITFTTNLFYTVALEVSEGCEFFRMDKAENDQSMILAKFISENVGVDLFQEKFNYYYLDMGQNTAVLLLNLRKEEELEEADEIVYQKVSELIQFLKKYYSLYIYTGISKQHHTLKGIQLCFDESRKALEQHKLYGGFEPYCFYELENLEADYYYPSEMEYQLLRYIKTGESDKAKQLLQSILDINARKKKISTSAARGLLFEISISLKKLFDGAMISRGKETSNLLDLDNYLKTPNLLVAFDDFCSLIDWYQKERAEVPVSNKTKRLVDSIAEFIEQNIGENWLDLNGLSSEFGVTPQYISNIFKKYKDENIKDYISKLRLAKAKELLRDTELPIKEIANQLGYVGEIGVIRLFKKYEGITPGDYRNQIHNVN